The Caldivirga sp. genome contains the following window.
GTTAATTCATTGGGTGGTGTATTTAATGCCAGTGACTTAAGGGATTATAGGCCTGAGTGGGGTAAGGCCTTAAGTGTTAATTACAGGGGTTTCACCGTTAACGAGACTCCACCTAATACTCAAGGCTTAACCACATTAATGATACTTAAGCTTCTTGAGGATTATAGGCCTAAAGGGCCATTCACTGCCGATAGAATAATAAAGCACCTTGATGCTTATAAAGTGGCCTATAGGGCTAGGGACATGTTCATTGGTGACCCAAGGTTTATTGAAGTACCCATTAATAATTTACTTGACCCAGGCTTCCTAAGGGGTATCGGTGAGAGTGGTGGTTCATTAAGTGGTACTGGGGATACGACGTACTTCGTGGTGGCTGATGGCTACGGTAACGTTGTTAGTGGTATACAAAGCCTATACCACCACTTTGGTTCACTGGTAACCGACCCCAACTACGGGGTTACTTTAAATAATAGGGCATCAGACTTCTCGTTAAGGGGGCCTAATGCCCTGGAGCCTAGGAAGAGACCTCTTCACACATTATCAACAGTAATGGTTACTAAGGATGGTGAGTTGAAGTACGCCTTAGGTACATCAGGCGCCCACTATAGGCCACAGCAGCATGCATTAATGTTAACTAACATTATTGACTACGGCATGAGCCCCGTTGAAGCAGTGGATGCGCCAAGGTTCCTGTGGAGCAATAGTGAACTCCTAATAGAGGATGGTTACGACACTACTGGTCTCAATACTAAGTACACTACGTTAAGTTACCCAGGTGCCACTGGGGTGGCTAGTATATTGGCTTCACTTAACAGTGGGTTTAAGCTACTGTACTCGGACATCAGGGGTGATGGATTAGCCCTTGGGCTTTAATAAGTATGCCTTTAATTTAACAATTTTAGGCAAATAACAGTGGCTAAGTGATTTAAAGGAGTTCTACTAAGGGTTAATGCTCATGCAGCAGGGTAGGTGCATATTTCTACAGAGGACCGCAGATGGAGAGAGATGTGTCCTACTGCCCCCTGAACTTTGGCCGCAGATGAGGCAGAGGTATTATCAACAGTTCTGCCTTAACCAGGGCCATGGGTGCCCAGTTTACGAGAAGGTTCTCTCCCCTAAACGCACCGGTGGTTAACTGGCTAAGTAGGATAATTGATCATTAATAATTTTCCTCTTTACCCTACCTAGCTTACTTAACCTATATATTGCACCAAAGAGTTGGGCTGACGTCAACCCCTTAACCTTACCCCAATCCTCAAGTTCCTTCCTTGACACTGTACCCCTAGATTTAATGAACTCATACACCTCATTATCAATACCAGATAATTGAACACCCTGTTCACTAGTTGCAGTAGACTCACCCACCTTAGTCTCCTTTACTACTGATTCCTCAGGTTGGAGGAATGACGTTATAGCCGCGGACTTTCCCTCCTCCCTACTCTTCCTCCTGCCCTTAACCATGATTAATTAATGGGCTTAGCGTTATAAACCTATTCCCGGCAATAGCTTAAATGAGTTCAATAAGCAAGGAGATTGATGGAGAGGTAGTTAGGGTAATTATTAACCCCCCTCAGGGCGTACCAGTTGATAAGCTCATTCAATACTTAAAGGGTGTACTAGGTATTGAGGGTGAGTTAGTTAATGGTGTGGTTAGC
Protein-coding sequences here:
- a CDS encoding gamma-glutamyltransferase family protein, which translates into the protein MGHFTKPPWISQIGGVASEHPVASNVGVEVLRSGGNAFDAAVAVSLTLAVVQPHLGGLGSDLVALTYEASEGEVEFLNATGWAPAGLSKGLLESRGLNGVPLRGPLSPVVPGMLAGLYSMWRRFGSIEWRSLVNYVIKAVEPGFPAGPSLVRAIGSVVKTGAIDDSFKAVYPINAEPWSIVKIPKLIKALRLIAEEGDEAFYNGEIGESIITHVNSLGGVFNASDLRDYRPEWGKALSVNYRGFTVNETPPNTQGLTTLMILKLLEDYRPKGPFTADRIIKHLDAYKVAYRARDMFIGDPRFIEVPINNLLDPGFLRGIGESGGSLSGTGDTTYFVVADGYGNVVSGIQSLYHHFGSLVTDPNYGVTLNNRASDFSLRGPNALEPRKRPLHTLSTVMVTKDGELKYALGTSGAHYRPQQHALMLTNIIDYGMSPVEAVDAPRFLWSNSELLIEDGYDTTGLNTKYTTLSYPGATGVASILASLNSGFKLLYSDIRGDGLALGL
- a CDS encoding metal-binding protein, producing the protein MQQGRCIFLQRTADGERCVLLPPELWPQMRQRYYQQFCLNQGHGCPVYEKVLSPKRTGG